CCTGGGACAACCCTCACCCCCGCAATCCTAGATGGATGCCTTGAATCCGAAATTCCAGTAGGCCGCCGGTATGGGGCGGTGCTCTCTACGCGGCCTCGCGCCTGGCTTTTCATGTTTGGGACCCCTGGGCCGAAAGGGCCATCGGCCCCGGGGCGCTGACTTAGAACCCCGGTTGAACATCGGGGGATTACCTATATAATGAATTCCTATTAATGTATCTCCGATAATGAAATGGCAGGCTTGGGTATCTGGGGAGAGGACCTTGCATGAGCGCCAAGAGCATGGGATTGGCCCAGAGCTTCGTCGAGATCACCAACGAACTAATACAAGCTCTTGGGGAAGAGATTACGGCTATCAAAAAAGGGGCTGGCACCCACAACTATTCCCTGCACGACGGTCGTTTAAAGGGAGTCACAGGGAGAAGGTTCACCTATACTTTTCTGCTGGGTTCCGAGCTTTCCGTGCCAAACGATTCCCCTGCCAGGCTGACTGTCGGAAACGAGACCTACGACGCGATGGTGATCAGCCTTGAGGGGTCTGAGATTTCCATTTCTGTGAACGTAGATTTAGGTCCCCACGTGCCGAAGGCCTTGCTGAACGTGGAGCCGTACTTCCTCCTAGAAATATTACAACGCCGACTAGAAGAAGCAGCCAACGGCCAGATCTCGGCGAACTCAGAGATGGCCCTCAAACTGTTCGGTCGTTCCTCGCCGAAGGCTCTGGCGGTCTCGCGGCCTGCTGAACCGGCCCTTTTAGCTGAACTCAACCAGGAACAGCGGGAGGCGGTCACCCGGAGCCTCGGCCAGGAGATCACTTTCATCTGGGGCCCGCCCGGGACCGGCAAGACCCGCACGGTGGGCAACCTGGTCCGGCTGCTGGCGGATCGTGGTGAACGGGTGCTGGTCACCTCCCATACCAATGCCGCGGTGGATGCCGCCATCAAACCCGTGGTGCAGCATCTACCACCCCAGGATGTTGAAGACGGAGCCGTTGTCCGCATCGGGGAGCCCCAGCTTCAGGACCCTGAAGTTGTAAACAACACCCTGCAGGCAGTGGTAGACCGAAAGGGAGCACAACTGCGAAGGCGCCGCCAAGACCTGGAGAGAGAACTGGCACGTCTGCAGTCTGAGCAGCGCCGCATCGAGTCGGCTATCGCTGCCTATGAGGCCGTACATCGTGCCGGCGAGCGAGTTCAGGGACTCAGCCGCTCAGTGGGGCAGCTCCACCATCAGCGGGCCGGCATCGAAACGTCCCTTGCCTCCCGGGCCAACTCCATCGAAGAACTTGAAGCCCAATTGACTGAAGCTGAGCATATGGGCTTCGTGCAACGGATCATTTCCCGACGCAACCCGGAAGCTATCCGGCGGAAAATCGAAAACCGGCGGCAGGAGATGCACCAACTGGCAGAGAGCCGGGACGACCTGCAGCGGCGGATCACAGAGCTGGAGCAGCAAATTGCCTCTGCGCAAAAGGAAGGTGAAGAGGCAGCCCAGCGCTTGAAGACACTAGGCGACCTGCCGCCGGCAGGAGAGTTGGAGAAGACGCGGGACCGGCTGCGGCAGGACATGGCGCAACAGGAGGCATCCATCGCCCGGGTTGACCGGGAGCTGGAGGAACTGGAGCTTCGAGTCCTGGAAGAAGCACGGGTGATCGGCGCCACATTGTTCCGCCTGGTCCTTACGGAAGACCTCTACAGCAAGCCCTTCGACACGGTAATTGTGGATGAGGCCAGCATGGTTCCCCTGACAAACCTTTGGTTCGCAGCCATGCTGGCAAAGCAGAGGGTAGTGATTACCGGCGACTTTCGTCAGTTGGCCCCCATCGCAAACGCCAACGACCCCAAGAAGTACCCTATGGCAGCCCGTTGGCTGCGCAGGGATGCCTTTCAGGAAGCGGGTGTCGTCGGTGAGGACGGGCTGGTCAATCTGCAAGACCATTGTCTGGCCTTTCTCAGCAAGCAGTACCGAATGCATCCCAGCATAGGCGATCTGGTGAATACGCTGGTCTACAGCAAAGACGGCCATCCCCTGGAGCACATGGCAGACGAAAGGGAGCTGCAGCCCATCATCAATGCCCTTCCCGCTCCCGGATCGCCTCTGGTGCTGTGCAATACTTCCCAGGTAAATCCTTGGTGTGCCCGGGAACCCCACGGCTATTCCCGATACAACATCTACAGTGCAGTGACATCGGTGCGCCTTGCGGCGGCCGCTTTGGCAGCAGGGGTGGAAAGTGTGGGGGTGGTTGCCCCTTACCGCCTCCAGGTCCAGTTGATGGCGACCCTCGTGCAGGAATACGGCCTCCCGCGGGAGCAGGTGGAAGTGGCAACAGTGCATCGATTCCAGGGCGGTGAACGGGATGTCATCGTACTGGATCTGGTGGACGGCCCGCCCTACCGCATAGGTCGACTGATGAAGGGAGGTTTCCCAACGGAGGCCTCTAGGTTAATCAACGTTGCCTGTTCCCGGGCCAAGGCAAAGTTGATCGTCGTCGCCCATACCCGCCACCT
The sequence above is drawn from the Sphingobacteriaceae bacterium genome and encodes:
- a CDS encoding AAA domain-containing protein, with the translated sequence MSAKSMGLAQSFVEITNELIQALGEEITAIKKGAGTHNYSLHDGRLKGVTGRRFTYTFLLGSELSVPNDSPARLTVGNETYDAMVISLEGSEISISVNVDLGPHVPKALLNVEPYFLLEILQRRLEEAANGQISANSEMALKLFGRSSPKALAVSRPAEPALLAELNQEQREAVTRSLGQEITFIWGPPGTGKTRTVGNLVRLLADRGERVLVTSHTNAAVDAAIKPVVQHLPPQDVEDGAVVRIGEPQLQDPEVVNNTLQAVVDRKGAQLRRRRQDLERELARLQSEQRRIESAIAAYEAVHRAGERVQGLSRSVGQLHHQRAGIETSLASRANSIEELEAQLTEAEHMGFVQRIISRRNPEAIRRKIENRRQEMHQLAESRDDLQRRITELEQQIASAQKEGEEAAQRLKTLGDLPPAGELEKTRDRLRQDMAQQEASIARVDRELEELELRVLEEARVIGATLFRLVLTEDLYSKPFDTVIVDEASMVPLTNLWFAAMLAKQRVVITGDFRQLAPIANANDPKKYPMAARWLRRDAFQEAGVVGEDGLVNLQDHCLAFLSKQYRMHPSIGDLVNTLVYSKDGHPLEHMADERELQPIINALPAPGSPLVLCNTSQVNPWCAREPHGYSRYNIYSAVTSVRLAAAALAAGVESVGVVAPYRLQVQLMATLVQEYGLPREQVEVATVHRFQGGERDVIVLDLVDGPPYRIGRLMKGGFPTEASRLINVACSRAKAKLIVVAHTRHLTAKSDPADSLTDLLQYMGRYAHWLDASTVVGDYAEADIQKAIETFRKPA